In Sphaerospermopsis torques-reginae ITEP-024, the genomic window ACTTGGATAACGCCAACTTTGATTTGAAATCGTTTGGTGACTATGAAGCATCTCAAGACTATCTTGAAGATATATCTTTGAGTAATCCTTTTACAAGTGATTTAGATAGTATTAATTTTGACGAGCTACCGGATAACTCAATAAATTTCAGTAATGATCCTTTTGCATTGGATCAACCATTTTCAGAGTTAGAAGCAACCAGCAATGATGCGGAAGTATTAGAAAATTGGGAGTTGCCACTAACTTTAGATCAACCATTTTCAGAGTTAGGAGCAACCAGCAATGATGCTGAAGCATCAAAAGATTTAGAGTTACCTCCTTTTTGGCAAGAAGGTATTTCATCTGAAGACAATATTGGAGCATCAGCAGAAAATAATTATTTAACTGACTGGGATGCTAATTTGGAACAGGAAACTTCACTAACCATTGAAGATCAGATTAATTCACCATTTTTGGGAGAAATTAATTTATCAACTGACAATAATTGGGAAAATGCGCCATTAATGAGGGAACAAGATTCACCAGACTTTGAAGATATGAAAATGGAGAATTTGAAAGTTGCCAACAATAGTCAGGAAGATATTAATAATGTAGTCATTGCCGAACATGAAATCAATAATTATTTAACTAAAAATGATTTGCAAGACAGTAGTGCAAATACATTTTGGAAACGCCCAGATCATTTGATAGAAAAAAAATCAGAAGAATTTGAACCTGAACCTGACACAAATACCCAAATTTCATCATCTTTGAACAACAATTTTGCCGATGATGAGCAAGGTGTAAATTTGGATAGAAAATATCATGCAGATGAACTTGATGATGATCAGTTCGATTTAGAGGCATTTGAGTCTGCCTTTGGTTCAGAAAGCTTTACTACTGATGAAGACTATAATCCGGTTGTGCGGGGAGGAAATTCCCCAAACAATATTGAATTTTTAGGGGATTTTGACGAATTTGATGATTTAGGCAGTATTCCCAGCTTTGACCTCACAGAAGAACCTGAGTACCGAGAAATGAGTGCGTCTTCAGAAATAAGAGAGAGGTCTAGTAATACTAACAGTAGCTTTTATAAAGAGTTCTCCATTAATTCAGTTGATGATGATGTTGTTGACCGAGATGAAGAACTATTCACAATTACAGGAGTGCAAGAAGCAGTTCCTGTCTTTATCCAAGCAGAAGTTTCTAAACTAGAACCCAATGTCAGTGTTGAACAGGGTCTATTCGGATTTTTTGAAAATGCCTCTTTAGATAAAAAGCAATGGTATATCGCTGGTACAGTGGGTTTGACATCCGCAGTAGTAGCAGCTTTGGTCAGTTTTGGAGCTACCACATTTTCTCCACCGGACCAACGGGAGTCAGTGCGAAATACAGGCTGGGCAATGCCTTTAGCCGCAGGACTGGCAGGGGGCATGACCGCAGGTTTCATGGGAAATCTTACACTCAAGCAAATTCGACGCACAACCAAAGATTTGCAAGCTCAGTTTGATGCTGTACGAGAAGGGAATCTCAATGTTCAGGCTACCGTCTACTCAGAAGATGAACTAGGGTATCTAGCTACCAGCTTTAATGATATGGCACGGGTAATTTTCATGACCACCAAAGAAGCCCAACGGAAAGCGGTAGAACAAGAAGAAGCCAAAGAAAACCTGCAACGTCAAGTGATTCGCCTCTTAGACGATGTGGAAGGAGCAGCAAGAGGAGATTTGACAGTTCAAGCCGAGGTGACAGCAGATGTCTTGGGAGCAGTAGCTGATGCCTTTAACCTGACAATTCAAAACCTGCGGGATATTGTGCAACAAGTGAAATTGGCTGCGAGGGAAGTAACCAAAGGCTCAACCAACTCAGAAACCTTTGCTAGAGCTTTATCAGGGGATGCTTTGCGGCAAGCAGAAGAGTTGGCTGTCACCCTTAATTCCGTACAGGTCATGACCGAATCTATTAAACGGGTAGCAGAGTCCGCCAAAACAGCAGAAGTTGTAGCCCGTGATGCCAGTGTGATCGCCTTGAAGGGGGGAGAGGCGGTAGAAAATACCGTAGCGGGGATTTTGGAAATTCGGGAAACAGTGGCAGAAACTACGCGAAAAGTGAAACGATTAGCGGAATCTTCACAAGAAATTAACTCTATCGTTGCCTTGGTTTCCCAGATTGCTTCTAGAACCAATTTATTAGCACTTAACGCCAGTATTGAGGCTGCCAGAGCCGGAGAAGCAGGACGGGGGTTTGCGATTGTTGCCGATGAAGTGCGGCAGTTAGCAGACAAATCCGCCAAGTCGTTGAAAGAAATTGAACAAATCGTCATGCAAATCCAGAGCGATACAGGCTCTGTAATGACAGCGATGGAAGAAGGGACACAACAGGTAATTAAAGGGACAAAACTGGCAGAAGAAGCCAAGCGATCGCTAGAAGACATTATCGAAGTAGCTGGTCATATCGACAGTCTGGTGCGCTCAATTACAGCTGATACCGTAG contains:
- a CDS encoding methyl-accepting chemotaxis protein; this encodes MAANIDDRNSKYQQALTAYTEGNYELAATLIDQAVHSSPDEPNSHLLRGHIYYVLQQFDIAQAEYEQVFHLTDDQEILGSATNYLESIKQYFEAFGEDESTVESNQQRNSVDSNGLVMDEADLLDLGVMRDLDNANFDLKSFGDYEASQDYLEDISLSNPFTSDLDSINFDELPDNSINFSNDPFALDQPFSELEATSNDAEVLENWELPLTLDQPFSELGATSNDAEASKDLELPPFWQEGISSEDNIGASAENNYLTDWDANLEQETSLTIEDQINSPFLGEINLSTDNNWENAPLMREQDSPDFEDMKMENLKVANNSQEDINNVVIAEHEINNYLTKNDLQDSSANTFWKRPDHLIEKKSEEFEPEPDTNTQISSSLNNNFADDEQGVNLDRKYHADELDDDQFDLEAFESAFGSESFTTDEDYNPVVRGGNSPNNIEFLGDFDEFDDLGSIPSFDLTEEPEYREMSASSEIRERSSNTNSSFYKEFSINSVDDDVVDRDEELFTITGVQEAVPVFIQAEVSKLEPNVSVEQGLFGFFENASLDKKQWYIAGTVGLTSAVVAALVSFGATTFSPPDQRESVRNTGWAMPLAAGLAGGMTAGFMGNLTLKQIRRTTKDLQAQFDAVREGNLNVQATVYSEDELGYLATSFNDMARVIFMTTKEAQRKAVEQEEAKENLQRQVIRLLDDVEGAARGDLTVQAEVTADVLGAVADAFNLTIQNLRDIVQQVKLAAREVTKGSTNSETFARALSGDALRQAEELAVTLNSVQVMTESIKRVAESAKTAEVVARDASVIALKGGEAVENTVAGILEIRETVAETTRKVKRLAESSQEINSIVALVSQIASRTNLLALNASIEAARAGEAGRGFAIVADEVRQLADKSAKSLKEIEQIVMQIQSDTGSVMTAMEEGTQQVIKGTKLAEEAKRSLEDIIEVAGHIDSLVRSITADTVEQTETSLAVAQVMQSVELTAQETSQEAQRVSGALQHLVGVSRDLIASVERFRVETIESR